The following proteins are co-located in the Spea bombifrons isolate aSpeBom1 chromosome 3, aSpeBom1.2.pri, whole genome shotgun sequence genome:
- the SRPRB gene encoding signal recognition particle receptor subunit beta, which produces MAEAEQVVGSQWLADMESIKQQLQRQDPTVLSVVVAVVVVLLTLVLWKLLKRSRISRRAVLVLGACDSGKTLIFCRLLTGKYKKTQTSITASSAVYKAKNDKGSSLTLVDIPGHESLRLQFLEQYKPAARALLFVVDSSAFQREVKEVAELLYQLLTDGTLLKNSPPILIACNKQDISMAKSAKLIQQQLEKELNTLRVTQSAAPSTLDSSSMTTHQLGKKGKDFDFSQLPMKVEFVECSARDSKEEEGDVNLGNVESWLAKLA; this is translated from the exons ATGGCGGAGGCAGAGCAGGTTGTTGGTTcccagtggttggcggacatggaGAGTATTAAGCAGCAGTTACAGCGGCAGGATCCTACAGTACTCTCGGTGGTGGTGGCTGTGGTGGTCGTGCTGCTGACGCTCG TGCTATGGAAGCTCCTGAAAAGAAGCCGGATTAGCCGAAGAGCGGTGCTTGTGCTTGGCGCGTGCGACTCGGGAAAGACTCTCATCTTCTGCAGG CTCTTAACCGGAAAGTACAAGAAGACCCAGACTTCCATTACTGCAAGCTCTGCAGTCTACAAGGCAAAAAATGACAAG GGCTCCAGTCTTACTTTGGTTGATATTCCTGGACATGAAAGCCTAAGACTTCAGTTCTTGGAACAATATAAGCCAGCAGCCAG GGCACTGCTGTTTGTGGTGGACAGCTCTGCGTTCCAGCGGGAGGTGAAAGAGGTAGCAGAACTCCTGTACCAACTTCTGACGGACGGGACTTTGTTGAAAAATAGTCCGCCGATTCTTATTGCATGCAATAAGCAGG ACATCTCTATGGCCAAGTCAGCCAAACTGATCCAACAGCAGTtagaaaaggagct GAACACGCTGCGTGTTACTCAGTCAGCTGCTCCTAGTACCCTGGACAGTAGCTCCATGACCACCCACCAACTGGGTAAAAAGGGCAAGGACTTTGATTTCTCCCAGTTGCCGATGAAAGTTGAATTTGTGGAGTGCAGCGCTCGGGACAGCAAAGAAGAGGAGGGTGATGTCAACCTCGGCAATGTGGAAAGTTGGCTAGCAAAGCTGGCATGA